The DNA window ACCGGCTTCAATATGATTAAACAGGTCGCGCTGTGAATATTCGCGGTCGTGAGCAACAATTTTTGCCGCTTCTTCATTGGTGAAATTTGCAATTCCCTGCATACATTTAAAATGGAATTTCACCCAGAAACGTTCATTCTTTGCATTGTAAAAACTGAACGTGTGACTACCAAAACCGTTCATCTGGCGAAGATTCTTTGGAATACCTCGATCACTCATTAAGATCATAACCTGATGAAGCGATTCGGGAGAAAGACTCCAGAAATCCCATGCGGCTGTGTTGCTTCGCAGATTAGTTTTCGGATCTCTTTTTTGTGTATGGATAAAATCGGGAAACTTTAACGGATCACGAATAAAAAAGACAGGAGTATTATTTCCTACCAAATCCCAGTTACCCTCTTCGGTATAGAATTTAATGGCAAAACCGCGCACATCTCTTTCTGTGTCGGCAGCTCCGCGTTCACCTGCTACCGTAGAGAAGCGAAGGAATAAATCTGTTTCTTTACCAACCTTCGAGAATATGGCCGCTTTGGTGTATTTGGTAATATCGTTTGTGATAGTCAGCGTTCCAAAAGCGCCCGATCCTTTAGCGTGGACAACTCTTTCCGGAATACGTTCACGATTGAAATGCGCAAGCTTTTCCATATACCATGCATTCTGCATTAACGCTGGCCCGTGCGGACCGGCTGTCTGAATGTTCTGATTGTCGCCAATCGGCGCACCAGCTTCGGTTGTAAGTTTTTTCTTTTCTTCCATAATATTGTATTGTTTGTTCTTTCTGGCATACGAAATTTGAAAACGTATCTTATTTAAAACAAAACTAAAACAACGAAAGTTCATCTATAAAATTCTTATCTTTGCATGGAATCATAAACAATAAGTGAATGAAAAAAGTAATAATAGCTGCTCTTCTTATTGCAGCAAATCTTTCTGTTTCGGCACAGAAGCCAATAGAAAAAGGATTGCAAAGTATTTCCGAACAATCGGCAAAAGCAAG is part of the uncultured Bacteroides sp. genome and encodes:
- a CDS encoding catalase, with the translated sequence MEEKKKLTTEAGAPIGDNQNIQTAGPHGPALMQNAWYMEKLAHFNRERIPERVVHAKGSGAFGTLTITNDITKYTKAAIFSKVGKETDLFLRFSTVAGERGAADTERDVRGFAIKFYTEEGNWDLVGNNTPVFFIRDPLKFPDFIHTQKRDPKTNLRSNTAAWDFWSLSPESLHQVMILMSDRGIPKNLRQMNGFGSHTFSFYNAKNERFWVKFHFKCMQGIANFTNEEAAKIVAHDREYSQRDLFNHIEAGNFPKWRMCVQIMTEAEAKTYRFNPFDLTKVWSQKDYPLIEVGIMTLNKNPENYFATVEQAAFNPANVVPGIGYSPDKMLQGRLFAYADAQRYRLGVNSGSLPVNAPRCPFHNYHHDGSMRFDDNHGGEVNYEPSSFGGPKDDKAYIEPGLPLEGEAYNYNHREDKDYYTQPGDLYRLVPADEKERIHKNVAAAMEGVPDNIKIRAIARFYQADENCAKGIASKLGIDIKAVLAEVERQKME